CCACTACCAGGCTTTCCCGTTATGCGCGATCTAGTTGTTAATATAGATGATTTTATGGAGAAATTTTATGTAGTAAAACCCTATCTTATAAGAAAATCACCTATGCCTGATAAAGAAATCTACCAATCACCAGAAGATAGAAAAAAATTGGATGGTTTGTATGAGTGTATACTTTGTGGCTGTTGCTCCTCAGCCTGCCCATCCTATTGGGCCGATAAAAACTATTTAGGACCAGCTGCTTGTTTAAGAGCTTATAGATATTTAGCTGATTCTAGAGATGAAGGCACAAATGAAAGACTGTCAATATTAAATGATAAACATGGAGTATGGAGATGTCACACTATTTATAATTGTGTAGAAGCCTGTCCAAAGGAGTTAAACCCTACCAAAGCTATAGTTGGTATAAGAAAAATGCTTTT
This sequence is a window from Deferribacterota bacterium. Protein-coding genes within it:
- a CDS encoding succinate dehydrogenase iron-sulfur subunit, giving the protein MSEYVTFEIFRYDPDKDKEPYFQTYKVEIRKSGMLVLEGLNQIKWEQDPTLSYRRSCREGVCGSDGVNINGVNMLSCITKIEELQSEHITIQPLPGFPVMRDLVVNIDDFMEKFYVVKPYLIRKSPMPDKEIYQSPEDRKKLDGLYECILCGCCSSACPSYWADKNYLGPAACLRAYRYLADSRDEGTNERLSILNDKHGVWRCHTIYNCVEACPKELNPTKAIVGIRKMLLDREY